In the Candidozyma auris chromosome 5, complete sequence genome, TAGACTTTTGAGGTCCCGCCTCTGCCTATAAGTTCAAGTTTCTCATACTGTGAGTTGTTGACATGGATaattttctttctcttgccATCTTCGACCATTCCACTAGAGCCTGAAGCCAGTGAATCCGGAGCACGGTCAATGTTTTGATTACCAACTTGGTAATGTGGAAACTTTGCCGGGAGAGGTTGTTGTGGTGTAACAAATGATGATCTCGGGGGCGGAGGTGTTGGATTTGGTATGCTTGAAACTTTTGGTATTTTTGGTTTTCTGAACACATCAGCCTCAGCTTCACTGTTGATCTTGCTGGGAGACACTTTGGCCAAGGGCTGCCGCCAGGGTCTATGAGATGGACCACGACTAGATGGTCTTTCGGAAGGTTGCTTGTCGACAAAAACTTGGAAAGGAGACGCTGCCTTTGAGGGTGCATCATTGATCACAGGTTTCACAAATGGAGGCGGCAGATTCTTACTCGAAATGAGGGGTGGGCTAATGCGACTGATATCTCCAGAGTTATTTCGAAGCTTCTCTAATGATTTAAAAAATGTGGACTCATTGGAAATGACTCTTTTAGGCGACGCCCTCCCGCTCTTGTTATGAAGGGCATGTAGCAGCGGTGGCGTCTTGAAAGCATTCATCAATTCTTGCGAAGCTTCTGGCTTCAGAAGTATCATTGGATCACCGTTACGCTCTGCCTCGGGCGAGGATCCCAGTTTTTGAGAAGGGGAGACCTCTGATGCACGTTTTGGTGGGCCAAGGCTAGCAAAGCGTCTGGCAAAACGAGATCTTTTGGTGAAGCCTGTGAAGGACAGGCGACTCAAGGCTGCAGTAGCTTGTGAGCCGCCAGGAGTGGTGGCACTCGTGTGCAGCGACTTGGCACTGGGATCATTGGAGCCTTCCATTAGatcatcattttcttccGTATGCATGTTGGTGGAGCTGAATGAGTGCCCGCTTAAATTCCCACTGTAGTTGTTGCAGCTGACGTTATGGCTCGAGTTGTTGGCAGCGCTGGTGTTAAATCTTTCATTAGCAGAGAATGATTGGGAACCGTAGCTCTTGTTGTGGGTATCGTTATAATTGCTATACGAATCGCGCAGTGATGAGTCTTTGAAGTGCACCGAAAGAGAGTTTCGTAGACTTGCTCGTAGGGCTTGGTTTTCTCCTATTTCAACAGTCTTCAACCCgcttttgttgttgtcATCCTCCGAACGGTTGTCACTGAGCAGAGCGATTCCGTATGCGCTTAATGGCGGGGGTAGAAATGTGTTGTCGTCGTCTTGCATCCGTCTCTTGACAGAATACGGAGCttctgaagaaagttgaagcgACATTGGCAGTTCATGGGCCAGCAGCGCGCTACCGGGATTCCTTGGAAGGAttgtttgtgtttgagTCTTGGGTAGGTTTTGATGTTGTTTGTTAGCGCGACTGTTTGTGTGTTTAGATAGTGGGACACAGGTGCAGTACGAAACCGCTCAAAGCTACTTGACATAGACAAGTCGAGATAAAGTGAAAATAAAATAATCTCagttctttttgtcttgatATTCATGGGAAAACTTCACAGTCTCGATGGTTGGATGAGTAAGAGAAGCTTTGGCTGCGTCCGGTATTGCGATTCCTCTACAAGGTTGGTCGCAATACTTGTATCAAGTTGAACgcaatggttgcaaataaATTCGTACTCTCCGAAAATCTCCTggaataaaaaaaattcatttTCATTGCTAGACTTCTTGTACTACGAAGTTCGATTTTATTTTCAAAGGATTGCCTCCTCTTCGTACTATAAATGTTACTGTCCTTTGGTTTAGTATACTTCTCCATTTACGaattttgttcttcaacgacttcagAAGCTCAATTCGCACAAATTGCAAGGTCCTTTCATTCACTATGTAGACTGTCGTCTCGTAAAATCAAATATAAACATCGGATGCAGCTTACATGTCTCGTTCCGAAAGAACCTACCCTATTTAGAATTAGCACGAGAAGGtatttttaattttttaTTTAAGTTCCCTTTAACACCTTACCTTGTCGTTATCGAGGGCAGCGCTTATGAATAATCTCACACTGTTGACATTGATGCCACAGATTTTCCTCCAAAGCTCTCTTAGGTATTGTTAACTATCAGACAACACGATTCGAGCCTTGAAATTCGAAAGATTTGAAACCTTCTAATCACCTGCTCAGAAAAGAGCCTAAGGTAAACTGCTTAGGGTAGATTCGATGTGCACTGGTAACAATCAATTGCTGCCAGTGGCACGatctttgaagagatggcACCAAGATTTGTCATCtaaagcttcttccatcaGTGTAGAATTGATTTATTGATTCGTTCATTAAGGACGCCTTATGCTTAGTAATGACgagcattttgcagccattctgtACGTTCGCAAAAGTGTCGCCTAGTATGAGCGAACACACAAATACTCAATACAGAAAACCTTTAAAGCTCATACTCGcactcttcaagattcaAATAGTACAAAAACTTTCTTTGAAACCATATATCAATCTCTGCTTTGTGTAACCTCTACACCTCTATGTGACTACCACCACAGTGCGAAGGTGAAAAACACGCACATGGACATCGCTAGATCTCAGTAGCGCCAACATCCGGTTTCTTTCTCATATAGCCCGAAGAATGAGCTCCACCTTTGCTCTTCAGACCAGCTTCGACGTAGAATACGCCCCGGCAAGCATCAAGAAATGGCGCTCGACGAGAACTGGCTTGCAGCTCACTTATGTGAATCAGCCGTCTCCCATGGTGAATGGCTACTTCGCTGTGGCCACGGAGATCCCCGACGATTCAGGCTGCCCTCATACATTGGAGCATTTGGTGTTTATGGGCTCAAAAAAGTACCCTTATAAGGGTTTGCTCGATAGCTTGGGCCagagattcttctctttcaccAACGCATGGACTGCCATCGATAGAACAGTGTACACATTGACCACCGCAGGGTGGGAAGGTTTCCAGAAGCTTTTACCAATTTATTTGGATCACATTTTCAATTCGATTATCAACGACGAAGCGTGCCTTACGGAAGTGTATCACATTGACGGCAAGGGCAAGGAGAAGGGTGTTGTATTCAGCGAAATGCAAGGCATCGAGTCCCAATCGTGGTTTGTGCTCTACCTCGAATACTATCGCTCATTGTACGCTAAGGATTCGGGATACTCTTCAGAAACTGGTGGTCTTATGTCGGAATTGCGTCACTTGAGATGGGACCAGATTAGAGATTTCCACAAGGCCATGTATAGACCAGATAACGTCGGTGTCATCATCACAGGCTCAGTAGACGAAATCGAACTTCTAAGGACCATGGAAGAGTTTGACTCTGCCCTCCCGTCTTTACCAGAGACCCCAAATAAGAGACCTTGGGTGGATTCCAAAGTCGACCTTCCGCTCTCTGAACCCATTATAAAAGAAGTTCGTTTCCCAGATGATGACGAGTCAATGGGTGAGCTTTTAATAGGGTGGATCGGGCCGCCAGCAAACGATACTCTCTCAGTTCTTGCTTTGGATATGGTGGGATGCTACTTGGCAGAGTCGCCTATCTCATTGCTCAACAAGCATTTGGTGGAGGTTGAAAACCCCTACGCTACCGACATTGATGTCATAACTGATGACTTCATCCGTATTGGAACTAACTTCTACTTGAGTGGCATCCCGGTGACAGAATTGTACGACGTTGATAAGAAAATTAAAGAATTGATAGATAGcatcaccaaagaagaaaacttcGATCTCGGCTATATGAAGCAGATTGTTGCACAACAGAGAATCAAGTTCATTTCCAAGACTGAAGGCTCGCCTTTGACTTTCTCCAACGTCGCTATACTGGAGATGGTCTACGGCAAACATGATGGCTCTGACTTGAGCAAGTGGaccaaaagcttgaaggaaCAGGACGAATTGGCTAGTTGGACGGCGAAACAGTGGTGTGATTTGATCAAAACCCACTTTGTCGACAGCAAGCCTGTCACAATTATTGGAAAGCCGTCATGTCAAGCCAACAAGGAGCACAAAGCCGCAAACCGGAAGCGCATTAAGGAAATAAGAGAGCACTATGGCCAAAATGGTTTAGAGGAACTCGGCAGtaagcttgaagaagctcaaacCAAGAACGATGCACCAATTCCCGACGAGGTGCTCACCAAATTTGGTAAACCAGATGCAGCAAAGATTAACTTCATTGAGACAGATTCATACAGAGCTGGCAGTAATAACTCTGCCTTAGACTTTTACAAGAATGATGGAGAATTCTTCGaagtcatcaagaaagatACCCCCGAGGGCTTCCCCTTGTACATACACCTTGAAGACTACAAATCTCAATTCGTTACTGCGCAGTTGGTCTTTTCCTCGGAAGTTGTTCCCCCAGAGCTCTTGAGGTATTTCTCTATCATAGAGGATATCTTTTCTGTGTCGATTAAAAAAGCCGACGGGACCTATATTCCCTACGAAGAGGTAATTTCAGGGTTGAACAACGATTTCTTGGAGTTCGACTTAGATAATGGTTTTGATAGCCAATTTGTCGAGCTTATCACTGTTACTGTCAAATTCGAAGTTGGAAAGTACCACAAGGCGATTGATTGGTTGATCAATGTGTTAAAGTACTCCTACTTTGAAGAGTCAAGAGTAAGGGTCAttgttgaaaagttgatcaactctCTTCCtgacaagaaaagaaacgaCGAGTTGATGATGTACTCATCCCAATACCGTACGGTTTATAATGAGGCATCCCTCAGAAAGGCGCAAGACTCAATCTATACCGAAAACTTCTACAGGGAATTGATGCAGAAGATTGACGATGGAAAGTTCTCTGAGATCGCTGCcgacatcaacatcattaaggagaagctcttcaatgtgAAGAACGTGAAATTGTTTTTGACTGGCGGGTGCTCGAAGCTTTCAAAACCTGTCTCATCATGGTCAAAGTTCGCTAAGGAATTTAGTGGCCCAGACCTAGAGAGAAACCTTAACCTCGATAGGATCCCAAGATCGTTTCAGTTTAAATCCGAAATTGGTCAGCGCTGTTCTGGTCACGCCTTTTTGGTAACTACTCCTGCGAGTGATACCACTCATTTGATTTCAATGACACCAATTCCTACAAATTATTCTGACATTGATATCGCCAGAATTGCATTGGCCAGTGAAATCTTAACGGCAATGGAAGGTCCCTTGTGGAGAGGAGTCAGGGGATCTGGTCTTGCCTACGATGCGGCCATAAGGAGAATGGTTGAGTCAGGATTTTTGACGTTTGTTGTCTACAGAGGAGCTGATGCTCAACAAGCATGGGAAgctacaaaaaaaattgtgcACGACTATGCGTTTGAAAAAGCCAACATTGATAATATTGCCATTGATAATGCTATTGCCGGTATCGTCAACTCTCTTGTGAAGGTGGAGTCTAACAATCATGACGCTGCTGTCAACAAGGTGATTGACaacattttcaaaaagagaggaCCAAACTATGCACggtctttcttgaaaacccTCAATACCATTACGAAGGATGACCTTGTCCTCACTTTGAAAAAGTATTTCGTTCCACTTTTTGAACCTAAACattctctcattttctcGTGCCTCCCAACGACAACAGCGCCAGGATTTCAGGAGTTCTTGGAAAAGACTGGATATGAGGTTGCTTTGGAAGAGATCAATGCTTCTGTTGATGGCgctgaaaaagaatgcGAGAGCTCGGTGaatgaatttgaagattCACTGGGATCAGATTCAGATGATGATTAGAAACCAAATTTATAGACCACTTATATAGTACATTGTATTATTCGTTTTTTTATCGAATCGTATGCTAAAGAAGATTTCAAAAATTAACTACAATATTTTTGAACTCATGAGCTTTAGGATCTTTCGAAtctttttccaaaaacttgaCATAGTCGGAAACTGCTTGACACACTTTAGTCTGGTCTCGCTTGACCGAGTCCCACCAAGCTGGACTGCTGAGACCCCTGCAAGCAGCCCATCGAGATATCAAGTTGAATCGGAGCTCCCAGTCGGTCTTGCCGAAGTGATCCGTATACCTGCCCGGTAGACCGAGGTTTCTTTGTTGGAAGCAATCGAAGTATCCCTTTGGATCCGTCTCCAACACAGGGTTTATCTTCGGTCTATGAACATGAAGGAACATTACCTCTGGTAATGGAGGTAGGTCCTGACCCATTTCATTTTGAAACTCTTCTAGGAGTCCCCTGGTGTGGTCATTGTTCTGATCGAATAACAACCGAAGATCTTTGCCCTTTTTAGCAAGGAACTTCTTCCATTCTTTCACAAAGCCCGCTGAGGTGAGAGGGTCGTATTGTACAATGGTTGTCTCCTGGAAGCGGCCACTTTTCTCGTCAAATCCTGCCAACCACGTAGATCTGTCAACCACGTGGTATGGCTCATTGAAAACATGAAGAGCAGGAACGAACGTGTCCCTGTCACCCTCACCAGGACTTCCCTGGTAAAACATTCTCCAGTAGTGAGATGCACCATAAACGTTATAGTAGAGAGACAAGTACAATGCTCTGAAGTGTTCACGCTTCGAGAATACCATCTGCCCAGTCTCAGTGGAAACGGCGCTCGGAAGACCCTCACGATCGTGGAAATGCACTGAGCCAGGATTTCTCGAGAAATAATCcttgccatcttcatcgttCGGGATACCGTATCTTCTAACAGGCATGCCTGGCAGAATTCTGGCAATGTTGTAGTAAGTAGGCGAGATGGttctttgccaaagatCGGGCCAGAGGAGGAATTTGGTGCTCAAGTATTGGGGAGTCAGCAACAACTTATCTGGATTACTGAGAGGCAAGTTGTCAGCATCGATGGCAATAACGTTTTCGAAGGAGGTGACGAGAAGGCCGAGAATTTTGAGCTGAAACTTAGTCAACTTTAATTTTGTCAACATTTCGTTACCAATTTCGTTTTCAATCACCACGCAGCGGGCGTTGAAGGTATTTTCAAGGGTAGAGCACAACTGAGCGTCGTACTCCTCTTGCGTATTGATCATGACCTCAATCGGAAGCTTGGAGCCCGTTTCTCTTATCTGAGCGATTGTGACAAAGGCGCCGGCAAAGTAGGCGCCACCAGAGCTGAGGACAATGCCGTCGCCGCTGAAGATATGAGAAGGGGGATAACTCAACAACCGAAGCAGATTGACGAGGTTATCGTGATTTTTCTGGAAGTCGTGAAACCTTTCACTGCTGAACTTGACGATGTCGAGCTTATTTCTATCGTAGATGACAGGACTGGTGACCCAAGCACAGTACTTGAGGTCATCACcgagctcttctttggtcAAAGGCCCCATGTTTGGAGCGTTCTTTACAATCAAGTCCTCTAGGACAAAGCGGAAGTACTCTTTTCGGGACATGCTCTTTTCGAGTTTCTCACGGACCTTGGATTTGAGCTCCAGGGACGAGTCGACGCCCAAAGCAGCATCGACCGCGGCGAAGATCTCGAACTCCTTGAACTGATCCTTGTTCTCCTCATAGTATTTGCCCTGCAAGCTCTGGAAGAGATCGTAGTGCTTGTTTTTCAAGGTGTAGTACGACTGAGTAAAGTCTCTGTCCAACTGCTTCTGAAGCTGGCGGATCATGTTTTGCTCATGCTCCTTCTTGACCTTCTGGCGGAGCTCCTCGAGAAACTGCTGCTCGTGGGCTTTGGCTAGATCTGCCTTGATCTGGTCAAGCACCGTCTCCTTGTGGGCCTCCAACAAGCCCTTGCGCAAGGACTCAGTGTACTCATTCGAGGTGAGCGCGTCGAGCCCCAGTTCGAGCCCAGCGTCGGCAGCGTTGGTATAGACGTTGGAGTCCGATCTGCTGAAGATGGCGATGTTCAAGAGAATCACCACGGCCACAGCGGCCGCCACGCTGACTCTCAGTGCAGCGAGTCTTCCTAACAGCATCGATAGTGCAGATGGGTTTGGGAATTAGCGAGTGGATGCAACTTTCTAAGAAGGCGAAAAAGCGATGAATGTGGGGGGTTGTTGGAGGGAGCTGAAACTTAGCACAGCTGTAGTGAAAGGGCAGGGATCAAGGTTATTAGGAAGACGCAAGGGGATGATACGGCAGTGTGGTTGGGGCGAGGCGGCAGGAACATATATACAAGGAGAGGTGAGGCGAGTACGGGAAATTAATTCTACACCTGATAAGAAAGAGAGATAGAAGGAGAGCAAAGccagcagaagaagagctgAATTTAAGTTTAAAGGATAATTCAAGGATATTGTATCTTGGCTGGACGTGGTAAATTTCATTGCCAACTTGGCTTGCTAAAAATTAggttttttcttttcttttagGTTCTTCTTGCAGAGCTAGtttgcattttgcaccAAGGCGATGCTGCGGTGGGAGAGGCTAAAAAACACCGTTTTCGCATCGATTTCCTGTAGATGCTGGCCCAATTTATTTTTGCCTGGTGTTTTTGTGTgcgtttttttttcttcggGCGTTCCTTCAGATCGCAGTTGCTTTTTGTGTAAGGGTTTTTTTGCTCATTTTAACACTTGTGCCAGCCTCACGTAATCTGCTGAGACAACAAAGGCAATGGAATGAGTAGCAAGGGTATCTCGCCGTTACGCTCGGAACACCCGAGACGCCCGAAACGCCCAGATGGGAGGCTTGAAACCCGTACACCTACAAAGTTACTTTTCAGTATCTGCCCCTGAGGCACAGAAGGCTATTTCGAGGGATAAATGTGGTATTGCTGGGTGGGAAGCCACACGGCAGGGAGCGGCGCGTCACGTGACATTATCAGTGTAGGGGCACGTGAGCCCTTTCTTCCCCAGCCAGAAGTCCCCGATCCAAGCATTGTTCACGACAAACTGGGCATTCACGCTTGAGAATGGCTTTATTGATTCTTCCCCAGAGATCGTGCTATGTTATCAGTGTTTTGGTATGCGCAGATCAACACATTCATAGAGCCCGTTTGCAGCCGCTCTAGGACCTGCGTGTCAAGGTTCCAGCGGGACCCACACAGCCGAGACCCATTACTGAAGTGAGCTCTCTTCGTGGGCGAATTGCCAACGTAACTATTCTATCAGATATTCTATGTTTCCAAGGAGGGCTTTAGTAGTGTGGTTTTTGTAGGTTTCCTCAAACGGGCACAGTATCGCCGGACTGGGTGCAACCAGAAGGCCATCATGTAGCATTGAGATATGAACCAATTGATAAGGCAGGTTGTGAGGCAAAAGTTAAaagattttcaaaaagaggcATCGATAAGCAGATTGGTGTGAGTAGTTGTTCGAAAGGTACTTGGAGAGGCAGTGAAACATAGTCAGAAGGCCGACACAGTCAGTGGGACATATTGAGAAAGATAAGAGTAGATTGGAAATTTCAGAGATGAGCAActctttgatcaagttTCTGCTTAGCGATACTCTTGCTGTCCACTACCGCAACGTGTCTAATTCACAGCTACTCCGCTGAAAAGGGGCACGCTGCAATATAAGTGCCGTGACGTGATAAGGTTGCAGTTGGAGAAAGTATTCACGAGCATCGATCTTGCCTGCTTCAGTACACAAAAAGGAAAGCCAGTGCAACTACGTGCCATTGAAATTGATTACTGATATGAAATGACATGAACATGAGCAAATCAATTTTGTGGAAAGTATCGCGGTTGTCATTCTGACCTAGGTTGGTGACTGGCATTTGGTGATGGCTGTGGGAGTCTCGGGGCGTCTGGCTGTTACCACGATAGGCAGTGGCGCTGGGGCTTTGAGAAATAGGCTTGTTCTTCCCACTCTGGAATGGTGTTTACCTCTTGAAGCCTGTGATTAAAAGTGCTCCATGGCATTGGCGTTTTCTGGGATGGAACCTCTTCGGTGCTACACCTGCTGTCATAGTGATGATTATGTGCTAGGTTATAATTTCAAGGTGGATCGAAGTGGATAGTCAAAGTGGTGAGTTGGATCGTTGTAGTAGCTGtaagcaaaaaaaaaaaaaatttactACTGGGCTGGTTAATGACCGTTCGGTGGCCAGGGAATTGAacattttcgcagccgtttcttcaccaccctTACAGTAATGACTGTAACCGGAATCCAGTTTTTGCGCCAATTATTCGGAAAATCGGAATCTCCTCAATCAAAATTCCTCATAAAGACACTTTTACGAAATTCAGCGTGTTTGTTCTACTGCCTGGTGATGATGCTTACGCTTTGTCGTTTTCTGGTGATCGCTCACTTAGAAAAGTACCCACACAAGACAAGCATAAAACCGTCAAAACCCATCACACTGGGTTATTACCACACCCGTCATCAAAGCTCGATCTCTCATCTCCTTCCCCTGTAAAATCTCCCCACTGATTGCCTTATCTTTTCCCATGGCATCACGTGCGCTGACTAACAATACCGTTACGCTTGCctccattttgcaacagTGCCATCAACCTCCACCAACGAGTATCCAAACCCCCTAGATTATATGATAATCCTTCTGCTTCAGCTTTCGAAAGCTCTCCCGAGACACTCAGATAAATGCCTCCTACCGCCTTCTCTTCTACAGACTACCATCGACGAAACTCCTGAACTCCGGCATCCGCTAGTGTATCACTTGAACGATGGCGCCTCAAGTATCGCTGTGGGCGTGAAAGAGTTCACTGCTGAAGAGGGAACAGTGTGCGTACCCCAGTTCATAttcgagaagctcaagggCCACACAGTTACCGTTAGTTTGGCAGACTTTCCCAAAGCAACCTTTCTTCAGCTCAAGCCTGCTCAGTTCTACCCACACATCACCAATTGGAAGTACTACTTGGAATCGCAGCTCAGCAAGAACTACACAACGCTCACCAAGCACAAATTGTTTGTTATTGACGATCCAATGGCGAAAACGGCCGTGGATATCATTGTGGAAGATGCTAATGCTCCTACTGTGGTTGTGGTTGATACAGACACTATTCTAGATGTGCTCCCACTTAACGACATCATGGCAGCGCAACAGTTGGGCCAAAACGATGCAATATC is a window encoding:
- the MPS1 gene encoding serine/threonine/tyrosine protein kinase MPS1, which produces MSLQLSSEAPYSVKRRMQDDDNTFLPPPLSAYGIASLSDNRSEDDNNKSGLKTVEIGENQALRASLRNSLSVHFKDSSSRDSYSNYNDTHNKSYGSQSFSANERFNTSAANNSSHNVSCNNYSGNLSGHSFSSTNMHTEENDDLMEGSNDPSAKSSHTSATTPGGSQATAALSRSSFTGFTKRSRFARRFASLGPPKRASEVSPSQKSGSSPEAERNGDPMILSKPEASQELMNAFKTPPSLHALHNKSGRASPKRVISNESTFFKSLEKLRNNSGDISRISPPLISSKNSPPPFVKPVINDAPSKAASPFQVFVDKQPSERPSSRGPSHRPWRQPLAKVSPSKINSEAEADVFRKPKIPKVSSIPNPTPPPPRSSFVTPQQPLPAKFPHYQVGNQNIDRAPDSSASGSSGMVEDGKRKKIIHVNNSQYEKLELIGRGGTSKVYKVRSLTSKKTYAIKKVAFDQFDESCVKGFKGEIDLLSKLRDQPRVVQLHDYAINDGTIYLTMECGELDLAHVLQQRQAMATALDLSFVRFHAIEVLKCVEAVHEAGIVHSDLKPANFLFVRGIMKIIDFGIANAVPDHTANIYRESQIGTPNYMAPEALVEVNHTLNMSRGSAANTWKVGKPSDIWSCGCIIYQMIYGRPPYASYAGQQRIMAIMNPQVQVHYPANGLGDVPVPKSAIELMKKCLVRNPHERWTVQQCLASDFLKPKAVSTDFIKDVVRSAVNYGYHRHHRQSQGQVSEEVYDKLVDSIIHQIKDLNYA
- the MNN26 gene encoding Mnn26p; this encodes MSLGRLAASRVSVAAAVAVVILLNIAIFSRSDSNVYTNAADAGLESGLDALTSNEYTESLRKGLLEAHKETVLDQIKADLAKAHEQQFLEELRQKVKKEHEQNMIRQLQKQLDRDFTQSYYTLKNKHYDLFQSLQGKYYEENKDQFKEFEIFAAVDAALGVDSSSELKSKVREKLEKSMSRKEYFRFVLEDLIVKNAPNMGPLTKEELGDDLKYCAWVTSPVIYDRNKLDIVKFSSERFHDFQKNHDNLVNSLRLLSYPPSHIFSGDGIVLSSGGAYFAGAFVTIAQIRETGSKLPIEVMINTQEEYDAQLCSTLENTFNARCVVIENEIGNEMLTKLKLTKFQLKILGLLVTSFENVIAIDADNLPLSNPDKLLSTPQYLSTKFLLWPDLWQRTISPTYYNIARISPGMPVRRYGIPNDEDGKDYFSRNPGSVHFHDREGLPSAVSTETGQMVFSKREHFRALYLSLYYNVYGASHYWRMFYQGSPGEGDRDTFVPALHVFNEPYHVVDRSTWLAGFDEKSGRFQETTIVQYDPLTSAGFVKEWKKFLAKKGKDLRLLFDQNNDHTRGLLEEFQNEMGQDLPPLPEVMFLHVHRPKINPVLETDPKGYFDCFQQRNLGLPGRYTDHFGKTDWELRFNLISRWAACRGLSSPAWWDSVKRDQTKVCQAVSDYVKFLEKDSKDPKAHEFKNIVVNF